One genomic segment of Mycolicibacterium psychrotolerans includes these proteins:
- a CDS encoding alpha/beta fold hydrolase, producing the protein MAYDKSALVLLHGIAMSGNAWRDVVPLVRDYHETYVPTAAGHRGGPSVRRRPATMTDIVDAAERYLDECDLDRPHLAGNSMGGFVAIELARRGRAATVCAFSPGGLWTSGDGFQQRAFGRLQRGIALGRRTRPLLPFLYRSPVVRRLVLRDVAHRGDRITAHRAIEFIDDGIGCTVLADLCSAEWQVALIDPLPCPITIAWGGKERLLPTAAHGTIRPLPQANIVTLPNVGHVPMVDDPGLVARTILTTTGALTVDD; encoded by the coding sequence ATGGCCTACGACAAGTCGGCGCTTGTCCTTCTGCATGGAATTGCAATGTCCGGCAACGCTTGGCGCGACGTCGTTCCTCTTGTGCGGGACTATCACGAAACATATGTACCGACCGCGGCTGGCCACCGTGGCGGTCCATCGGTGCGCCGCCGCCCCGCAACCATGACCGACATCGTTGATGCGGCCGAGCGGTACCTGGACGAATGTGACCTGGACCGCCCCCATCTCGCAGGAAACTCGATGGGCGGATTTGTGGCCATCGAGTTGGCCCGGCGCGGTCGTGCAGCGACCGTATGCGCGTTCTCTCCGGGCGGCCTCTGGACGTCCGGCGACGGTTTCCAGCAGCGAGCGTTCGGCAGACTGCAACGCGGCATAGCGCTCGGTCGCCGCACACGTCCGCTGCTTCCCTTTCTTTACCGGTCGCCGGTGGTGCGCCGACTCGTCTTGCGCGATGTGGCTCATCGCGGGGACCGCATCACGGCACACCGAGCGATCGAGTTCATCGACGATGGGATTGGATGCACCGTTCTCGCGGATCTCTGTAGCGCGGAGTGGCAAGTCGCACTAATCGATCCACTGCCATGCCCAATCACCATCGCATGGGGTGGCAAGGAGCGGCTATTACCTACCGCGGCACACGGCACGATACGACCCTTGCCGCAAGCAAACATTGTGACTCTCCCGAACGTGGGCCATGTCCCCATGGTCGACGATCCTGGCTTGGTGGCTCGCACAATTCTCACCACTACCGGAGCACTTACGGTTGACGATTAG
- a CDS encoding class I SAM-dependent methyltransferase has protein sequence MLDRDVAVVHGVEMSETMLTEAKRRFSDPIARGRLRLYSGRMESLPLEDSALDAIISTNTIYFVPDLAAAMSELVRVLRPGGRLVLGVGDPGRMSRMPFTRQGSGCAPSTNSCRSSARQDSVRSRTGASAMAKGRSIFWCAICRADVAAGDCTLAQRRDVHRRRSVVEIGVNV, from the coding sequence CTGCTCGATCGCGATGTCGCAGTTGTCCACGGCGTCGAGATGTCGGAGACGATGCTCACTGAAGCGAAGCGCCGGTTCTCTGACCCCATTGCTCGCGGGCGCTTACGTCTGTATTCCGGCCGGATGGAAAGTCTGCCCCTCGAAGATTCCGCACTGGACGCGATCATCTCGACGAACACGATCTATTTCGTGCCGGACCTCGCCGCAGCGATGAGTGAGCTCGTGAGAGTGCTGCGGCCTGGCGGGCGACTGGTACTCGGGGTTGGTGATCCGGGTCGGATGTCCAGAATGCCCTTCACTCGCCAAGGATCCGGTTGCGCCCCATCGACGAACTCATGCCGGTCATCCGCGAGGCAGGATTCGGTGAGATCGAGGACAGGCGCGTCGGCGATGGCCAAGGGGCGTTCCATCTTCTGGTGTGCGATTTGCCGGGCTGACGTGGCGGCTGGCGACTGCACCCTGGCGCAGCGACGAGATGTTCATCGGAGACGTAGCGTGGTCGAGATCGGCGTCAACGTCTGA
- a CDS encoding ester cyclase: MNNELLPVYRDYLACLNERRWDDLGRFVAEDVVYNRKPIGLSGYRAMLEADVAVTPDLEFVPEILLADDRVVSCRLFFRCTPQQALLGIEPTGRRVSFPEHVFYAFADRRIVEVWSVIDKETIREQLSEEL, encoded by the coding sequence ATGAACAACGAGCTACTTCCGGTTTATCGCGACTACCTGGCCTGCCTCAACGAACGGCGATGGGACGACCTCGGACGGTTCGTCGCAGAGGATGTCGTCTACAACCGGAAGCCGATAGGTCTCAGCGGCTATCGGGCGATGTTGGAGGCCGACGTCGCAGTGACACCGGACCTTGAGTTCGTTCCGGAGATCCTGCTCGCCGACGACCGCGTGGTGTCGTGCAGGCTGTTCTTTCGGTGCACTCCACAGCAGGCGCTTCTGGGTATCGAGCCGACAGGTCGACGAGTCTCGTTTCCGGAGCACGTCTTCTACGCCTTCGCCGATCGGCGGATCGTCGAAGTGTGGTCGGTGATCGACAAGGAGACGATTCGCGAGCAGTTATCCGAGGAGTTGTAG
- a CDS encoding MFS transporter → MSLSAGSRIGIAGAAVVGVAFGMARYAYGVTLPDIRQELHLSEPVLGLIASATFSGYLAALLLVGPLTARRGSRAPTTVGGVCGALGAIIVAMAHAPWILAAGAVLAGSAGGWVWAPYSDIVTKIVARQQQPRALAMITTGTGGGLVVLGGLSALAVLGSWRLIWVGVALAAVIAAVVNLRLVPRTIPHARSDGQRGALWVARALPVPACYSVVYFGVIVVYFTYAADVLGSGSVPAAAVPALYAAVGISGLVAVATGAMAKRAGSMRLAGLCLVAVGVALALLGLAGDSLGATAVSACIFGVGYMTGSAVLAVWTAELVPARAGAAFTGCLIVGAVSSAVAPALAGAALPSVGLGPLLVLTAAVSLFSGVALVLRGRR, encoded by the coding sequence ATGTCGCTGTCCGCGGGTAGCCGGATCGGTATCGCCGGTGCGGCAGTGGTCGGCGTCGCTTTCGGCATGGCCCGCTACGCCTACGGTGTGACGCTGCCCGATATCCGTCAGGAACTGCACTTGTCGGAGCCGGTGCTCGGCCTGATCGCCAGTGCCACGTTCAGCGGTTACCTGGCCGCCCTGCTGCTCGTGGGGCCATTGACCGCGCGACGCGGCTCGCGGGCGCCGACAACCGTGGGCGGGGTCTGCGGCGCTCTGGGGGCGATCATCGTGGCGATGGCGCATGCACCGTGGATTCTTGCCGCCGGTGCCGTCTTGGCCGGAAGTGCGGGCGGCTGGGTCTGGGCGCCCTACTCCGACATTGTGACGAAAATCGTTGCCCGTCAACAGCAGCCGAGGGCGCTGGCGATGATCACCACCGGCACCGGCGGCGGCCTCGTCGTTCTGGGCGGTTTGTCCGCCCTGGCCGTGTTGGGGTCCTGGCGGCTGATCTGGGTCGGTGTCGCCCTCGCCGCTGTGATCGCCGCCGTGGTGAACCTCCGCCTCGTGCCCCGGACGATCCCGCATGCGCGCTCCGACGGCCAGCGTGGTGCCCTCTGGGTGGCCAGAGCGCTTCCCGTCCCGGCCTGTTACTCGGTCGTCTATTTCGGGGTCATCGTCGTCTACTTCACCTACGCCGCGGACGTCCTGGGCAGCGGCAGCGTGCCTGCGGCTGCAGTCCCGGCGCTCTACGCCGCCGTGGGTATCAGCGGCCTGGTGGCCGTGGCGACAGGGGCGATGGCGAAGCGAGCGGGCAGCATGCGGCTTGCCGGATTGTGTCTTGTTGCGGTCGGTGTCGCATTGGCGCTCCTCGGACTCGCCGGCGACTCTCTGGGCGCGACGGCGGTCTCGGCGTGCATCTTCGGCGTGGGGTACATGACCGGATCGGCGGTGCTCGCAGTCTGGACCGCCGAGTTGGTTCCCGCTCGCGCGGGCGCGGCGTTCACGGGCTGCCTGATCGTGGGGGCAGTCAGCTCAGCCGTTGCGCCGGCCCTCGCGGGTGCAGCGCTCCCGAGTGTGGGGTTGGGCCCGTTGCTCGTGCTGACCGCCGCGGTGTCGCTGTTCAGCGGGGTGGCTCTTGTTCTGCGTGGACGGCGATAG
- a CDS encoding bestrophin-like domain → MKDVLIGIAVFAIIFGGAMVGMFLGKVLPDPHLSAESRDAIRTVMATLGTLSAVVLGLLTGSSISSLAEKEGELRSAGVQFIMLDRTLAEYGPETAPIRALAKDQLAQRIGQIWPEEGGAVSLTALGSGAGIILVQQKLFELSPQTERQRWLRSNAIENTNTIAQSRWTTVEQIGSRFPWAFFVVVVSWLALIFASFGLFAPRNASVIAALLVAAIALAGPIFMMLETDQPYGGLVKIPSTSLRVALDQMGRS, encoded by the coding sequence ATGAAAGACGTTCTGATCGGCATCGCCGTCTTCGCGATCATTTTCGGCGGCGCAATGGTGGGCATGTTCCTCGGGAAGGTGCTTCCGGATCCACATCTGAGCGCTGAGTCACGCGACGCCATCCGGACCGTCATGGCAACGCTCGGGACGCTCTCGGCGGTGGTGCTCGGCCTGCTCACCGGCTCCTCCATCAGCTCGCTCGCCGAGAAGGAGGGCGAATTGCGAAGCGCAGGTGTGCAATTCATCATGCTCGATCGCACCCTGGCCGAGTACGGGCCCGAGACCGCCCCTATCCGGGCGTTGGCCAAAGATCAGCTCGCACAACGAATAGGCCAGATCTGGCCCGAGGAAGGCGGTGCGGTGTCGCTGACCGCGCTCGGCAGCGGGGCAGGCATCATTCTGGTTCAGCAGAAACTCTTCGAATTGTCCCCGCAGACCGAACGGCAGCGGTGGCTGCGGTCCAACGCAATAGAGAACACCAACACGATTGCGCAGTCGCGGTGGACCACCGTCGAACAGATCGGAAGCCGATTCCCCTGGGCCTTCTTCGTCGTCGTCGTGTCGTGGCTGGCGTTGATCTTCGCCAGTTTCGGTTTGTTCGCACCGCGGAACGCCAGCGTGATCGCGGCGCTGCTGGTCGCCGCGATCGCACTGGCCGGACCGATCTTCATGATGCTCGAAACGGATCAGCCGTACGGCGGGCTGGTCAAGATTCCCAGCACCTCCCTGCGTGTTGCGTTGGATCAGATGGGTCGCTCCTGA
- a CDS encoding class I SAM-dependent methyltransferase, translating to MSFVVSPKAYARFMGRYAEPLAEVFVAFARVGARDQVLDVGCGPGALTAQLLSVGAEVAAIDPSPPFIDAMRTRFADTDARLGTAEELPYETASFDAALAQLVVHFMTDPVVALRQMARVTRPGGVIAACVWDGPTGALAPFWDAVHVIDPGAQDEALLSGAHRGHLTELFDAAGLRDVDEVPIAAEVVHPTFEEWWEPYTYGVGPAGDYVQRLGDDRRALLETVARDRLGSGPFTVIATAWAVRGTV from the coding sequence GTGAGTTTTGTCGTATCGCCCAAGGCTTATGCCCGTTTCATGGGCCGGTACGCCGAGCCGCTCGCGGAGGTCTTCGTGGCGTTCGCCCGGGTCGGCGCGCGCGACCAGGTGCTCGACGTGGGCTGCGGGCCAGGCGCGTTGACGGCACAGTTGCTGTCGGTCGGAGCCGAAGTCGCGGCGATCGATCCGTCACCACCGTTCATCGACGCAATGCGTACGCGCTTTGCAGACACTGACGCGCGTCTCGGTACTGCGGAGGAGTTGCCTTATGAGACTGCGTCCTTCGACGCTGCTCTGGCGCAATTGGTGGTCCATTTCATGACGGATCCGGTGGTTGCCCTCAGACAGATGGCGCGGGTGACTCGGCCTGGCGGTGTCATTGCAGCGTGCGTGTGGGACGGCCCGACCGGCGCATTGGCGCCGTTTTGGGATGCGGTTCACGTGATCGACCCTGGCGCGCAGGACGAAGCGCTCCTCTCGGGGGCGCACCGAGGTCACCTGACTGAGCTTTTCGATGCTGCCGGCCTGCGTGACGTGGACGAAGTTCCCATCGCGGCCGAGGTCGTGCACCCGACGTTCGAGGAGTGGTGGGAGCCCTACACGTACGGAGTGGGTCCCGCCGGCGATTACGTCCAGAGACTCGGTGACGACCGCCGCGCGCTTCTCGAAACCGTGGCCCGCGACCGTCTGGGCAGCGGGCCGTTCACCGTTATCGCCACCGCATGGGCCGTCCGCGGGACCGTATGA
- a CDS encoding nitroreductase/quinone reductase family protein, translating to MPLRYVDPHRNRGRSYQRGVRFGRSTVGQFVARHVARRTDPYLFRLTGGRVNMGPIINAPLVSTGAKSGQRRQTQLTYFHDGSDVILIASNYGKRRHPSWYFNLTVHPECEFGDEPFTATEVTDPDEYARLFALAEKVYPGYDDYREKTSSTGRQIPIMRLTPR from the coding sequence ATGCCGCTTCGCTATGTCGACCCCCACCGCAATCGCGGCCGCTCCTACCAGCGCGGTGTGCGCTTCGGCCGGTCGACTGTCGGTCAGTTCGTAGCCCGCCACGTCGCCCGCCGCACCGACCCGTATCTGTTCCGGCTGACCGGTGGCCGGGTCAACATGGGCCCGATCATCAACGCGCCGCTGGTGTCGACAGGGGCGAAGTCGGGGCAGCGGCGCCAGACCCAGTTGACGTACTTCCACGACGGATCCGACGTGATCCTGATCGCGTCGAACTACGGGAAGCGCCGGCATCCGTCGTGGTATTTCAACCTGACCGTGCATCCGGAGTGCGAGTTCGGCGACGAGCCGTTCACGGCCACCGAGGTCACGGACCCGGACGAGTACGCTCGCCTCTTCGCGCTGGCCGAGAAGGTCTACCCCGGCTACGACGACTACCGCGAGAAGACGTCCTCGACCGGTCGGCAGATCCCGATCATGCGGCTGACTCCCCGCTGA
- a CDS encoding Vgb family protein, whose amino-acid sequence MPSITALRHPDLNAPSGIIAADGDVWFTNIGDDRAGQVRDGTVQFFAASPGAIRFPANIFPGPDGRVWFTSLGSDALGAIDPGAADPASTISMYALPDGSRPVALKTGPDGRMWFSLRGIDAIGSLDPRAADPTASLRIVTDPRIAAPAALFVTRDGQVWWVNSAAGTLGTLDVATGTVTTIDALPALPRAWAQTPDGLLWLTTREPAGLLCFDPRDPAATLRHTIEDRLREPDGVCSGVDGRVWFVDSAANTIVGHRPGTGSWEFLGAPPDVDGPFDIKPGPDPAVMWFTNKAGNSIGALSARP is encoded by the coding sequence GTGCCGTCGATCACCGCCCTCCGCCACCCCGATCTCAATGCGCCGTCGGGCATCATCGCCGCCGACGGGGACGTCTGGTTCACCAACATCGGCGACGATCGCGCGGGCCAGGTGCGCGACGGGACGGTGCAGTTCTTCGCCGCGTCGCCCGGCGCAATCCGCTTTCCCGCCAACATCTTTCCCGGTCCCGACGGTAGGGTCTGGTTCACCAGCCTCGGTTCGGACGCCCTCGGGGCGATCGACCCGGGCGCGGCGGACCCGGCTTCGACGATCAGCATGTACGCGCTGCCCGACGGCAGCCGCCCCGTCGCGCTCAAGACAGGCCCCGACGGGCGGATGTGGTTCAGCCTGCGCGGCATCGACGCCATCGGCTCGCTCGATCCCCGCGCAGCCGATCCCACCGCATCGCTGCGCATCGTCACCGATCCCCGGATCGCCGCCCCCGCGGCACTGTTCGTCACACGGGACGGGCAGGTGTGGTGGGTGAACTCGGCGGCGGGCACCCTCGGCACCCTCGACGTGGCCACCGGCACGGTGACGACCATCGACGCACTTCCCGCGCTCCCGCGAGCGTGGGCGCAGACCCCTGACGGCCTGCTGTGGCTGACCACCCGGGAGCCGGCCGGGCTGCTGTGCTTCGATCCTCGCGATCCTGCGGCCACCCTGCGACACACGATCGAGGACCGGCTGCGGGAACCCGATGGCGTCTGCAGCGGCGTGGACGGTCGGGTGTGGTTCGTCGACTCTGCGGCCAACACCATCGTCGGTCACCGACCGGGAACGGGGTCGTGGGAGTTCCTCGGCGCACCGCCCGACGTCGACGGACCGTTCGACATCAAGCCAGGCCCCGATCCCGCTGTGATGTGGTTCACCAACAAGGCCGGTAACAGCATCGGGGCGCTGAGCGCTAGACCCTAG
- a CDS encoding guanylate cyclase has protein sequence MNPSTVSLERALEETRTGDIWLFRGHSGPDRAIQSMTNSPVNHVGMTVAVDDLPPLIWHAELGDKLVDLWTGTHHRGVQLNDLRAAVERWVHTYGQHCWLRQLIPHATREQEDRMLRVIARMDGTPFPSTARLTGRWLRGRVPTVSDFTRGIPLLHNRVRRAAERRKAEQAKAGLETAYCAETVAITYENMGLLHTEKHANWFDPGKFWSGDELPLIDGHRLGDEIAVIP, from the coding sequence ATGAATCCAAGCACGGTGTCTCTCGAGCGTGCCCTGGAAGAGACGCGCACGGGCGACATCTGGTTGTTCCGCGGCCACTCCGGACCCGACCGGGCGATCCAGTCGATGACCAACAGCCCGGTCAACCACGTGGGGATGACGGTCGCCGTCGACGATCTGCCGCCGCTGATCTGGCACGCCGAACTCGGCGACAAGCTGGTCGACCTGTGGACCGGCACCCATCACCGCGGCGTCCAGCTCAACGATCTGCGCGCCGCGGTCGAGCGCTGGGTACACACCTACGGACAGCATTGCTGGCTGCGTCAGCTCATTCCCCACGCCACCCGCGAGCAGGAGGACCGCATGCTCCGGGTGATCGCCCGCATGGACGGCACTCCGTTCCCGTCGACCGCCCGCCTGACCGGCAGATGGCTGCGCGGCCGTGTCCCGACCGTCAGCGACTTCACCCGCGGAATCCCGCTGCTGCACAACCGCGTTCGCCGGGCGGCCGAACGCCGCAAGGCCGAGCAGGCGAAGGCCGGGCTCGAGACCGCCTACTGCGCCGAAACCGTGGCGATCACCTACGAGAACATGGGTCTGCTGCACACCGAGAAGCACGCGAACTGGTTCGACCCCGGCAAGTTCTGGAGCGGCGACGAGTTGCCGCTGATCGACGGTCACCGCCTCGGCGACGAGATCGCGGTGATTCCGTAG
- a CDS encoding adenylate/guanylate cyclase domain-containing protein, which produces MQIVAVALAAMAVGEAIALAVLWRRVRAAENEADELRSRLDTRQMLVSGGTRAVKTVWQTANILRRDGFGAAVRSSIEELADWAEVERPDLARLSRGGRLAIMFSDIEESTALNERIGDRAWVRLIGKHDKAVRRHVDHHHGHVVKSQGDGFMVAFARPEQAVRCAIDLQQSLVNQRNGFRVRIGIHTGKSVLRGDDVFGRNVAMAARVAAQADGGEILISPAVRDAIAQYDDITVDGGRDADLKGFSGSHTLYSVAAGPQT; this is translated from the coding sequence ATGCAGATCGTGGCGGTGGCGCTGGCGGCGATGGCCGTGGGTGAGGCGATCGCGCTCGCGGTTTTGTGGCGGCGGGTCAGGGCCGCCGAGAACGAGGCCGACGAGCTGCGCAGCCGGCTCGACACCCGGCAGATGCTGGTGTCCGGCGGGACCAGGGCCGTCAAGACGGTCTGGCAGACGGCCAACATCCTGCGCCGCGACGGCTTCGGCGCCGCCGTGCGCTCCTCGATCGAGGAGCTCGCCGACTGGGCGGAAGTGGAGCGGCCGGACCTGGCCCGGCTGTCCCGGGGCGGCAGGCTGGCGATCATGTTCTCCGACATCGAGGAGTCCACCGCGCTCAACGAGCGCATCGGCGACCGGGCCTGGGTGCGGTTGATCGGCAAGCACGACAAGGCGGTGCGCCGCCACGTCGACCACCATCACGGCCACGTGGTGAAAAGTCAGGGTGACGGGTTCATGGTGGCGTTCGCCCGGCCCGAGCAGGCGGTGCGGTGCGCCATCGACCTCCAGCAGTCATTGGTCAACCAGCGCAACGGTTTCCGTGTGCGCATCGGAATCCACACCGGCAAGTCGGTGCTGCGCGGCGACGACGTGTTCGGCCGCAACGTCGCGATGGCCGCGCGGGTGGCCGCCCAGGCCGACGGCGGGGAGATCCTGATCAGCCCGGCCGTCCGCGACGCCATCGCTCAGTACGACGACATCACCGTCGACGGGGGCCGCGACGCCGACCTGAAGGGCTTCTCGGGCTCGCACACCCTCTACTCCGTGGCGGCCGGACCGCAGACCTAG
- a CDS encoding aminotransferase — MSAHHTAGFNFLQQQELQAPQVTETQAEELVATHYGLSARATSLGSQQDKNFVVSAGSDDDEAVAGVLKIANPAFTATELAAQDAAAAHIADAEPTLRVSVPLPNSAGELCTPVQGLVDGTAYVRLLRYLPGGTLVGTGHLTPAVVAGLGDVSGRVSRALEGFSHPGLDRILQWDLRFGKDVVDGLAGYVDDAGLRARLESAADAAWSRIAPLDPALPRQAAHIDLTDANIVVSWVDGSPRPDGVIDFGDLSHTWAVSELAITASSVLGHVGAAAASILPAVRGFHAVRPLSETECDALWPMIVLRAAVLIVSGAQQAVLDPDNDYVTEQSDAEYRIFELATSVPMDVMTAVIKADLGFPRTTTPLPVAAPMIAAQPGQVATLDLSTTSDVYDDAFDASGVLAADVEDAAARAALRDGAALAVTRFGEARLSRAPRLSQDSPDVVATGISVWTATGTTLVAPWDGEIETSTDRITLRGNAFQLSLAGAHGSASGSVRAGQPFASADGRIEVSVRPLGAPDAPAFVSTDLAPGWLAQVCDPRPLLGLAPLQTGADAGDLLARRDASFAPVQEFYYREPPQIERGRRHFLMSTAGRSYLDMVNNVTVLGHAHPRIAEAAARQLRKLNTNSRFNYEAVVEFSERLAGLLPDPLDTVFLVNSGSEASDLAIRLATAATGRRDVFAVREAYHGWTYGTDAVSTSTADNPNALATRPDWVHTVESPNSFRGKYRGAEATRYTSEAVAQIEALIAEGRPPAGFICESVYGNAGGMALPDGYLQQVYAAVRAGGGLAISDEVQVGYGRLGEWFWGFQQQDAVPDIVSVAKSVGNGYPLGAVITSRAVAEGFASQGYFFSSTGGSPLSCAIGMTVLDVLADEGLQDNARRVGAHLKARLEGLRERHPLVGTVHGFGLYLGVEMIRDATTLEPATAETAAICERMLDLGVIIQPTGDHQNILKTKPPLCIDVEGADFYVDALDRVLTEGW, encoded by the coding sequence GTGAGCGCGCACCACACCGCGGGTTTCAACTTCCTGCAGCAGCAGGAACTGCAAGCGCCCCAAGTCACCGAAACCCAGGCCGAGGAACTCGTGGCCACCCACTACGGGCTCTCCGCGCGGGCCACCTCGCTGGGCAGTCAGCAGGACAAGAACTTCGTCGTCAGCGCCGGCAGCGACGACGATGAAGCCGTCGCGGGTGTGCTCAAGATCGCCAACCCTGCGTTCACGGCGACCGAGCTGGCCGCCCAGGACGCGGCCGCCGCGCACATCGCCGACGCCGAACCGACGCTGCGCGTGTCAGTGCCGCTGCCCAACAGCGCGGGCGAATTGTGCACCCCCGTCCAGGGATTGGTCGACGGAACCGCCTACGTGCGGCTGCTGCGCTACCTGCCCGGCGGCACGCTCGTCGGCACCGGGCATCTGACGCCCGCGGTGGTCGCCGGTCTGGGCGACGTCTCGGGCCGGGTGAGCCGGGCGCTGGAGGGCTTCAGCCACCCGGGGCTGGACCGAATCCTGCAGTGGGACCTGCGGTTCGGCAAGGACGTGGTCGACGGCCTCGCCGGCTACGTCGACGACGCCGGGCTGCGGGCACGACTGGAATCCGCGGCGGATGCGGCGTGGTCGCGGATCGCGCCGCTGGATCCCGCGCTGCCGCGCCAGGCGGCTCACATCGACCTGACCGACGCCAACATCGTGGTCTCGTGGGTCGACGGATCGCCCCGACCGGACGGCGTCATCGACTTCGGCGATCTGTCGCACACCTGGGCGGTGTCCGAACTGGCGATCACCGCGTCGTCGGTGCTCGGCCACGTGGGCGCCGCAGCGGCGTCGATCCTGCCCGCGGTGCGCGGCTTCCACGCGGTGCGGCCGCTGTCGGAGACCGAGTGCGACGCGCTGTGGCCGATGATCGTGCTGCGCGCCGCGGTGCTGATCGTCAGCGGGGCGCAGCAGGCGGTGCTCGACCCGGACAACGACTATGTGACCGAGCAGTCCGACGCCGAGTACCGGATCTTCGAGCTGGCGACGTCGGTCCCGATGGATGTGATGACAGCGGTGATCAAGGCCGATCTTGGCTTCCCGCGGACGACGACGCCGCTGCCGGTGGCGGCTCCGATGATCGCCGCGCAGCCCGGGCAGGTCGCCACCCTCGATCTGTCGACGACCTCCGACGTCTACGACGACGCGTTCGACGCTTCCGGGGTGCTCGCGGCCGACGTCGAGGACGCCGCAGCGCGTGCCGCGTTACGCGACGGCGCAGCACTGGCCGTCACCCGTTTCGGGGAGGCGCGCCTGAGCCGAGCACCGCGGCTGAGCCAGGACAGCCCCGACGTCGTCGCCACCGGGATCAGTGTGTGGACCGCCACCGGCACCACCCTCGTCGCCCCGTGGGACGGCGAGATCGAGACGTCGACTGACAGAATCACGTTGCGCGGCAACGCGTTCCAATTGTCACTGGCCGGGGCGCACGGATCCGCGTCCGGCAGCGTGCGCGCCGGGCAGCCCTTCGCGTCCGCCGACGGCCGGATCGAGGTGAGCGTGCGGCCGCTCGGAGCGCCCGACGCGCCGGCCTTCGTGAGCACCGACCTGGCGCCGGGATGGCTCGCCCAGGTCTGCGACCCACGCCCGCTGCTGGGCCTGGCGCCGCTGCAGACCGGCGCCGACGCCGGTGACCTGCTCGCACGGCGGGACGCGAGTTTCGCGCCGGTGCAGGAGTTCTACTACCGCGAACCCCCGCAGATCGAGCGCGGCCGCCGTCACTTCCTGATGTCCACGGCCGGGCGCAGCTACCTCGACATGGTCAACAACGTGACCGTGCTGGGGCATGCGCATCCCCGGATCGCCGAGGCGGCCGCCCGTCAGCTGCGCAAGCTGAACACCAACTCCCGCTTCAACTACGAGGCGGTCGTCGAGTTCAGCGAGCGGCTGGCCGGCCTGCTCCCCGATCCGCTGGACACTGTTTTCCTGGTCAATTCGGGTTCGGAGGCCAGCGATCTGGCGATCCGGCTGGCCACCGCGGCGACCGGGCGCCGCGACGTCTTCGCGGTCCGCGAGGCCTACCACGGGTGGACCTACGGCACCGACGCCGTGTCGACCTCGACCGCCGACAACCCGAATGCCCTTGCCACGCGCCCGGACTGGGTGCACACCGTGGAGTCGCCGAACAGTTTCCGCGGCAAGTACCGCGGCGCCGAGGCGACCCGGTACACCAGCGAGGCGGTCGCCCAGATCGAGGCCCTGATCGCCGAGGGCCGGCCACCGGCGGGGTTCATCTGCGAGAGCGTGTACGGCAACGCCGGCGGGATGGCGCTGCCCGACGGCTACCTGCAGCAGGTGTATGCCGCCGTGCGCGCAGGCGGCGGCCTGGCGATCTCCGACGAGGTCCAGGTGGGTTACGGCCGGCTCGGCGAATGGTTCTGGGGTTTCCAGCAGCAGGACGCGGTGCCCGACATCGTGTCGGTGGCCAAGTCGGTCGGCAACGGCTACCCGCTGGGCGCGGTGATCACCAGCCGGGCGGTGGCCGAGGGTTTCGCCAGCCAGGGCTACTTCTTCTCCTCCACCGGCGGCAGCCCGCTGTCGTGCGCGATCGGCATGACGGTGCTCGACGTGCTGGCCGACGAGGGGCTGCAGGACAACGCCCGCCGCGTGGGCGCGCATCTGAAGGCCCGCCTGGAGGGGCTGCGCGAGCGGCACCCGCTGGTCGGCACCGTGCACGGCTTCGGGCTCTACCTGGGCGTCGAGATGATCCGCGACGCAACGACCTTGGAGCCCGCGACGGCCGAGACGGCGGCGATCTGCGAGCGCATGCTCGATCTCGGCGTGATCATCCAGCCGACGGGCGATCACCAGAACATCCTCAAGACCAAGCCACCGTTGTGCATCGACGTCGAGGGGGCCGACTTCTACGTCGACGCGCTCGACCGCGTGCTCACCGAGGGCTGGTGA